One genomic region from Coleofasciculus sp. FACHB-1120 encodes:
- a CDS encoding P-II family nitrogen regulator has product MHSVKRIEIIANSVELGKILDSLKKSGVTGHLVIRNVAGQGLRGGSEDLDMTMLDNVYVIAFCAPEKLKGAVEIIRPILNKFGGSCYISDAMEIRSTRCVASL; this is encoded by the coding sequence ATGCATTCAGTTAAACGAATAGAAATCATCGCAAATTCAGTTGAACTTGGCAAAATTTTAGACAGCTTGAAAAAATCAGGTGTAACGGGGCACCTAGTCATCCGAAATGTTGCCGGACAAGGGCTTAGAGGCGGTTCTGAGGATTTAGACATGACGATGCTGGATAATGTCTATGTCATCGCGTTTTGTGCGCCAGAAAAGCTTAAAGGTGCGGTGGAAATCATTCGACCAATTCTCAACAAGTTTGGAGGCAGCTGTTACATTTCTGATGCGATGGAAATTCGCTCGACGAGATGCGTTGCTTCGTTGTAG